The genomic region CTCATTTGCCGCACAATGGCGCCAGTGCTCAGCCAGAGTTCATGAATTGCCTGGATTGCGGCTGGGTCGGTGTGCGCGCAGGGTGTGAGAATGACCTTTTTGTTCTGATAAAGCGTGGCTTGCGCGGCAGATGGACCGCTTTTTTCTGCCCCTGCAATCGGGTGACCTGGCACGAAGCGCGAGGCAGCCTCGCCGAGGATGCGGTGGGCCTGTTCGACAATCTCGGCCTTGGTGCTGCCTGCATCGGTGACGATGGTATTTTCTTCCAGATGCGGTGCAATACGCTCGAGGATGGAGGCAATCTGGGCCACGGGGGTCGCGATCATGACCACGTCCACGTCCTTTAGCGCCGTGACCGGGTCGCTGGCAGCTTCATCAATGATGCCAAGCGCTAAGGCTTCCTGCAAGCTGTCACCTGTGCGTCCAATGCCGGTGACATGCCAGTCTTTGTTGGCTGCCTTGAGCGCGAGTGCAAGTGAGCCACCGATCAGGCCTACGCCAAAAACAAGCAGTTTTTTCAAGGTGCGAACAGTGCGAG from Methylobacillus flagellatus KT harbors:
- a CDS encoding prephenate dehydrogenase, which encodes MKKLLVFGVGLIGGSLALALKAANKDWHVTGIGRTGDSLQEALALGIIDEAASDPVTALKDVDVVMIATPVAQIASILERIAPHLEENTIVTDAGSTKAEIVEQAHRILGEAASRFVPGHPIAGAEKSGPSAAQATLYQNKKVILTPCAHTDPAAIQAIHELWLSTGAIVRQMSPAEHDTVFAAVSHLPHLLAFALVDELAARPDADQFFEFAASGFRDFTRIAGSSPEMWRDISLANRTALLQELDHYQASLARLRQTLEQGNAASLQAIFERASHARNAWAERTQSAQGGN